Proteins encoded together in one Catellatospora citrea window:
- a CDS encoding cation acetate symporter, which yields MGRCPSSRVYDPAAVNAYALIAIATVTVATVAIGAWGIRLVRGTSDLLVASRMVSPTQNAAAIGGEYLSAASFLGVAGLILAYGAQMLWYPVGFAAGYLALLLFVAAPLRRSGAFTLPDFCEARLASPRLRRLATAFVLFIGWFYLLPQLQGAGLTFRIVTGAPSWVGVVLVGAVVTGNVAFGGMRSATYVQAFQYWLKLTAIAVPAFFLLARWNDDGRPAIPVDDAWLAPAGGMVATYSLILATFLGTMGLPHVLARFYTNPDGGSARRTTTIVLGLVGLFYLFPTVYGVLGRVYTPELATGRNDTVVLLLPAAALGPGLAADALGALVAAGAFAAFLSTSNGLLTSVAGVLANDVLGRGRLAVWGPLPLFRVAALFAGAVPMGLALAVHGLNVSQVVGLAFAVAASSFCPMLVLGIWWRGLTAAGAAAGILAGGGSAVVAVLWTIFLPPSPGLAADLLAQPAAWTVPLAFAVMVSVSLATRRRVPGAVGAMLLRLHAPETLHTPETQRKSETSRL from the coding sequence GGCCGTGAATGCCTATGCCCTGATCGCGATCGCGACCGTCACCGTGGCGACGGTCGCCATCGGCGCGTGGGGGATCCGGCTCGTGCGCGGCACGTCCGACCTGCTCGTCGCGTCGCGGATGGTCAGCCCGACCCAGAACGCCGCCGCCATCGGCGGCGAATACCTGTCCGCCGCCAGCTTCCTCGGCGTCGCCGGACTGATCCTGGCGTACGGCGCGCAGATGCTCTGGTACCCCGTCGGATTCGCCGCCGGTTACCTGGCACTGCTGCTGTTCGTGGCCGCACCGCTGCGCCGCTCCGGCGCGTTCACCCTGCCCGACTTCTGCGAAGCCCGCCTCGCCTCACCCCGGCTGCGCCGGCTGGCCACCGCGTTCGTGCTGTTCATCGGCTGGTTCTACCTGCTGCCGCAGCTGCAGGGCGCCGGCCTGACCTTCCGCATCGTCACCGGCGCGCCCAGCTGGGTCGGCGTCGTGCTGGTCGGCGCGGTGGTCACCGGCAACGTCGCGTTCGGCGGCATGCGCTCGGCCACCTACGTGCAGGCCTTCCAGTACTGGCTCAAGCTGACCGCGATCGCGGTGCCCGCGTTCTTCCTGCTCGCCCGCTGGAACGACGACGGCCGCCCCGCCATCCCCGTCGACGACGCCTGGCTCGCCCCGGCCGGCGGCATGGTCGCGACCTACTCGCTGATCCTGGCCACGTTCCTCGGCACCATGGGCCTGCCGCACGTGCTCGCCCGCTTCTACACCAACCCCGACGGCGGCTCCGCCCGCCGCACCACCACCATCGTGCTCGGACTCGTCGGCCTGTTCTACCTGTTCCCCACGGTGTACGGGGTGCTCGGCCGCGTCTACACCCCCGAACTGGCCACCGGCCGCAACGACACCGTCGTGCTGCTGCTGCCCGCCGCCGCCCTCGGACCCGGCCTGGCCGCCGACGCGCTCGGCGCACTGGTCGCCGCAGGTGCCTTCGCTGCCTTCCTGTCCACCTCCAACGGACTGCTCACCAGCGTCGCCGGGGTGCTCGCCAACGACGTGCTCGGCCGGGGACGGCTCGCCGTCTGGGGCCCGCTGCCGCTGTTCCGGGTGGCGGCACTGTTCGCGGGCGCGGTGCCGATGGGACTGGCCCTGGCCGTACACGGGCTGAACGTGTCGCAGGTGGTGGGGCTCGCGTTCGCGGTGGCCGCGTCGAGCTTCTGCCCGATGCTGGTGCTCGGCATCTGGTGGCGGGGACTGACCGCGGCAGGTGCCGCCGCCGGGATCCTGGCCGGGGGTGGGAGTGCCGTCGTCGCCGTACTCTGGACGATCTTCCTGCCGCCTTCGCCGGGTCTCGCCGCGGACCTGCTGGCCCAGCCCGCCGCGTGGACGGTGCCGCTGGCGTTCGCGGTCATGGTGTCGGTGTCGCTGGCCACCCGGCGGCGCGTGCCCGGGGCGGTCGGCGCGATGCTGCTGCGCCTGCACGCGCCCGAAACGCTGCACACCCCGG